One genomic segment of Clostridium saccharoperbutylacetonicum N1-4(HMT) includes these proteins:
- a CDS encoding SDR family oxidoreductase codes for MERGILVTGGAHGIGKQTCIDFLEAGDKVCFIDFNKDLGEEFSKKYENLYFYHGNVSKSDNLKGFVEFAKEKLGRIDVLVNNACKGNKGILSDLDYDGFDYVLSVGLKAPYELSRLCKEELIKNKGRIINIASSRAFQSEPDSEAYASTKGGIVALTHALAMSLGPDVLVNCIAPGWIDVDESESFSKEDIAALPAGKVGTPKDISSMILFLCKHDFITGETFVIDGGMSKRMIYHNDWNWKYSIDDK; via the coding sequence ATGGAACGTGGAATTTTAGTAACAGGTGGTGCTCATGGTATTGGAAAACAAACATGTATAGATTTTTTAGAAGCAGGCGATAAAGTTTGTTTTATTGATTTTAACAAAGACTTAGGTGAAGAATTTTCTAAGAAATATGAAAATTTATATTTCTATCATGGAAATGTTTCTAAATCAGATAATTTAAAAGGCTTTGTTGAATTTGCAAAAGAAAAACTAGGTAGGATAGATGTACTTGTTAACAATGCTTGTAAAGGAAATAAAGGAATTTTATCAGATTTAGATTATGATGGTTTTGATTATGTTTTATCAGTAGGGTTAAAAGCACCTTATGAGCTTAGCCGTCTATGTAAAGAAGAACTTATAAAAAATAAGGGGAGAATTATAAATATTGCATCTTCAAGAGCCTTTCAATCAGAACCTGACAGCGAGGCTTACGCTAGCACAAAAGGCGGAATTGTAGCATTAACCCATGCTTTAGCTATGTCTTTAGGTCCTGATGTGTTGGTAAATTGTATAGCGCCAGGATGGATTGATGTTGATGAGAGTGAAAGTTTTAGTAAAGAGGATATTGCAGCATTGCCAGCTGGTAAAGTTGGGACTCCTAAAGATATATCTAGCATGATTCTGTTCCTTTGTAAGCATGATTTTATTACGGGAGAAACTTTTGTTATAGATGGTGGTATGAGTAAAAGAATGATCTATCATAATGATTGGAATTGGAAATATAGTATTGATGATAAGTAA